CTGTGCGGCCTTTGCCGAGGCCCTGGCCGAACGGTTCGCGCTGCCGCTCGACTATGAGGATCGTTTCAAGGAGATCGGCTTCGGCAGCTGGGAAGGTCGCACAACCGCCGAACTCGAGCAGGAGGTCCCGGCCGAACTGGCGCGCTTTCGCGCCGACCCGGTGGGCGGCCGGCCGCCGGGTGCGGAGCCGCTGGCGGAGTTCATTGCCCGCGTCGATGCGGGCTGGGGCGATTGCGTCGAGCGCTGTCGCGGTGAGTCGGTGCTGATCGTCGCCCATGCCGGCACCATCCGCGCCCTGATCGGTCGGGTGCTGGCGCTGCCGCCCGCGGCCCTGCAGCGCATCAAGGTGCCCTATGCCGGGATGGCCCGGATCGAGCTCGATAGCGCGCGCGGGGCCTCGCTGGCGCTGCCGGTGGGGCAGGGCAGGAGCGGGTAGGATGGGGGAAGCGCAGCGCAACCCATCATTGAGCCTCTCTGCGATGGGTTGCGGCGCCCGGCGCCTCCACCCATCCTACGCCCCCGTCCCCATTACCTCCTGTGTTTCCCGGTAGCCCACCTCGTAACCGTGGGTATGGGCCTTGCCCCAGGGCAGCAGGGCCTGGTCGGTGACCAGGTCTGCGGGGTCGGGGCTGATGCCGGCGGCGCGGATGGCATCACTGTGGCCGTGTTCGATCAGTCCGGCCAGCATGCCGTTGGCATAGCCGCGGTTGTACCACAGCTGGGCATCCTCGCTGTGGTGTTCGAATCCTTCGGTTTCCGCATACAGCCTGGCAACCAGCTTCAGCAGCCGCTCCAGTATCTCCTCACTCCTCACTCCTCACTCCTCACTTCTGACGCGGCCCGGCATTCTACGCCGGGGGCCCCGGGGATTGGTATCCCCCGCTCCGGCACAGGTAGAATGACCGCTCCCGACGGCAGGCAACAGGCAAAGCTCATGGCCAAACTCAAGCTGGTTTCCTTCAATGTCAACGGCATCCGGGCGCGGATGCACCAGTTGCAGGCATTGCGCGAGATCCATGCGCCGGCTGTCATCGGGCTGCAGGAGACCAAGGTCCAGGATCCGGACTTCCCCGTCGATGCCGTGAGCGAACTGGGCTACGAGGTCCATTATCACGGCCAGAAGAGTCATTATGGCGTGGCCCTGCTGTCGCGCCTGCCGGTCAAGGCCGCCCGCTGCGGTTATCCCTTCGATGGCGAGGACGCCCAGCGCCGGGTGGTGAGCGGCACCTACGCACTGCCCGGCGGCGACGAGATCACGGTCGTCAATGCCTATTTCCCGCAGGGCGAGAATCGCGACCACGCCGTGAAGTTCCCGGCCAAACGCCGGTTCTATGCCGACATGCTCAAGTACCTGGAGCAGGAATATTCCCCCGGGCAGAACCTGGTACTGATGGGGGACATGAATGTCGCGCCGCTGGATCAGGATATCGGCATCGGGCCGGACAATGCCAAACGCTGGCTGCGCGAGGGCAAGACCAGCTTCCTGCCCGAGGAGCGCGAGTGGTACCAGAAACTCATCGACTGGGGACTGGTGGACAGCTTCCGCGGCTGCCATCCGGACACCGACGATCTGTTCAGCTGGTTCGACTACCGCAGCCGCGGCTTCGAGCGTGATCCCCGGCGTGGCCTGCGCATCGATCTCGTGCTCGCCACCCCGCCATTGATGGAGCGCTGTGTGGACGCCGGTATCGACTATGATATCCGCGCCATGGACAAGCCCTCGGATCACTGTCCGGTGTGGGTGGAGATTGAAGGGTGAGCAGTGAGGGGGGTGGTTGCCTCCTCTTCACCCCGTGCCGGAATTCTGTGATCCCGACGCGGTTTCCCGCCGCGTTTCCTGCTATCTTAAGCCCGGTATATCCCATTGCCGGCGAGGACGGTATGAATCCGGAACTGGCCAACCGCATCCAGACCTATCTGGAAACCCGGGGCATTGCCTACCGCCTGCATGCCCATTCCCCGACCGAAACCCTGGCCGAGGCGGCCGAACGCAGTCAGCTGGGACTGCAATGCCTGGTGCGCGCGGTGCTGCTGAGCGATGCCCGGGGTCTGGTGCTGGCCGTGCTCCCGGCCAATCACCTGCTGGACTTTCACGCCATCCGTGAATGCCTGGGGCGTGACCTGCAGCCGGTGGACCGGCCGGTCGCGGCCAGCACCTTCGCCGACTGCGAAAGCGGTTCCGTGCCGCCGCTCGGCGCCCCCTATGGCCTGACCACCCTGGTGCATACGGCGGTGTTCGCGCAGCCCACGGTCTGCTTCGAGCCGGGTCTGCGCGACCGCCTGGTATGCATGGCGGGCGAGGTTTTCACCGAACTGCACCGCGACAGCCAGCGTGCCGAAATCGCCCGTCCCCTGTCGGTACTGGAGAGCCGGGACGTGCGTGAATTCACCCTGCCGGGTCAGTGGGAGCGCATGCCTGCCCTGCAGGGACTGCATCCGGTCGACGACATTCGCGAGCGCATCACCGCCATCGATCGCCTGCCGGCCATGCCGGCCATGGCGCGCCGGCTGCTGCGGCTGCGCAATGACGCGGAAGCCGATGTACAGGATCTGGTTGAGGTTGTCTCGGGGGACCCCAGTCTCACCGCTCAGATCCTGCGCTATGCCCGGTCGGGTTTCTTCAACTACGCCGGCCGCGTGGATACCCTGGATCAGGCCGTCACCCGGGTGCTGGGGTTCGAGACGGTGCTCAACATGGCGCTGGGTCTGGCCGCCAGCAAGGCCTTCCGCAATCCCGCCGACGGCCCGCTGGGGCTGCAGGCCTTCTGGCGCCATGCCGCCTACGGCGCGGCCCTGGCTCAGGCCATTGCCAGCCGCTACGGACGCAGGCTCGATCTCAAGCCGGGGCTGGCCTACCTGGCCGGATTGCTGCACAACTTCGGTTTCCTGCTGCTCGGGCATCTGTACCGGTCCGAGTTCTTTCTGCTCAACAAGGTGGTGGCGGCCAATCCCCACATTCCGGTGGTGCTGATAGAGCGCCGCCTCATTGGTGCGAGTCATACTGAACTGGGGGCCCGCCTGATGCAGGAATGGGCGATGCCGGAGCCGGTGGTGACCGCATTGCGTGAACATCACAACGAGATGTACAGCGGCGCCCATGATGCCTATGCCGGGCTGGTCTATCTGGTGGACTGGCTGCTGCGGCGCGAGGGGCTGGGGGATGGCGCCGAG
This sequence is a window from Thiohalobacter thiocyanaticus. Protein-coding genes within it:
- a CDS encoding histidine phosphatase family protein, which translates into the protein MSAGAEPGARFDLLRHGEPVGGRRYRGQRDDPLSETGWLQMWAAVGAAPPWIRIISSPLARCAAFAEALAERFALPLDYEDRFKEIGFGSWEGRTTAELEQEVPAELARFRADPVGGRPPGAEPLAEFIARVDAGWGDCVERCRGESVLIVAHAGTIRALIGRVLALPPAALQRIKVPYAGMARIELDSARGASLALPVGQGRSG
- the xthA gene encoding exodeoxyribonuclease III, which translates into the protein MAKLKLVSFNVNGIRARMHQLQALREIHAPAVIGLQETKVQDPDFPVDAVSELGYEVHYHGQKSHYGVALLSRLPVKAARCGYPFDGEDAQRRVVSGTYALPGGDEITVVNAYFPQGENRDHAVKFPAKRRFYADMLKYLEQEYSPGQNLVLMGDMNVAPLDQDIGIGPDNAKRWLREGKTSFLPEEREWYQKLIDWGLVDSFRGCHPDTDDLFSWFDYRSRGFERDPRRGLRIDLVLATPPLMERCVDAGIDYDIRAMDKPSDHCPVWVEIEG
- a CDS encoding HDOD domain-containing protein, whose protein sequence is MNPELANRIQTYLETRGIAYRLHAHSPTETLAEAAERSQLGLQCLVRAVLLSDARGLVLAVLPANHLLDFHAIRECLGRDLQPVDRPVAASTFADCESGSVPPLGAPYGLTTLVHTAVFAQPTVCFEPGLRDRLVCMAGEVFTELHRDSQRAEIARPLSVLESRDVREFTLPGQWERMPALQGLHPVDDIRERITAIDRLPAMPAMARRLLRLRNDAEADVQDLVEVVSGDPSLTAQILRYARSGFFNYAGRVDTLDQAVTRVLGFETVLNMALGLAASKAFRNPADGPLGLQAFWRHAAYGAALAQAIASRYGRRLDLKPGLAYLAGLLHNFGFLLLGHLYRSEFFLLNKVVAANPHIPVVLIERRLIGASHTELGARLMQEWAMPEPVVTALREHHNEMYSGAHDAYAGLVYLVDWLLRREGLGDGAEGEPPTAVLTRLGLELEQLDELVEACLHERQGLDAMARQLAA